In the genome of Coraliomargarita algicola, one region contains:
- a CDS encoding metal ABC transporter permease: MSILTVMGGTIMTDFFRALLDPDLGFLRNALLLGLIGSIPLGAVGTFVVARRISYLAAAIAHSVLGGIGVALYAREVLGWSWLHPMLGALLAALTAAGVIGWVSLRSKQREDAIIGAIWVTGMAIGLLFISRTPGYVDPMAYLFGDILLVTASDLWIASGVGALIVAILLLWHRQIVAVCFDAEFAAIRGVHADRIYLLLLLLTALTVVTLVSLVGIVLVIALLTLPPAIASLRARSLGQMLIHSILFTSCFVFCGLGLSYALNLPTGPTIILLAALVYLLANAVKRVCGN, translated from the coding sequence ATGAGCATCTTGACAGTCATGGGGGGCACCATCATGACTGATTTTTTCAGAGCCTTATTGGATCCGGATCTCGGTTTTTTACGCAATGCGCTACTACTGGGCTTGATCGGCAGCATCCCGTTGGGAGCGGTGGGCACATTTGTGGTGGCACGGCGGATTAGCTATTTGGCTGCGGCGATCGCGCACTCGGTGTTAGGCGGTATTGGAGTCGCACTTTATGCGCGCGAAGTGTTGGGCTGGTCTTGGTTGCACCCGATGTTGGGTGCGCTGTTGGCTGCGTTGACCGCGGCCGGGGTGATTGGTTGGGTATCGTTGCGCAGTAAGCAACGCGAAGACGCGATTATTGGCGCGATCTGGGTGACAGGTATGGCGATTGGCTTGCTCTTTATTTCGCGCACGCCGGGGTATGTGGATCCGATGGCATATTTGTTTGGCGATATTTTATTAGTGACTGCATCTGACCTGTGGATCGCCAGTGGGGTGGGGGCCTTGATTGTGGCGATACTCTTACTCTGGCACCGTCAGATCGTGGCAGTCTGTTTCGATGCCGAGTTTGCCGCGATTCGAGGTGTGCATGCAGATCGTATTTATTTGTTATTGCTGCTTTTGACTGCGTTGACGGTGGTTACACTTGTTTCGCTGGTGGGGATCGTTTTGGTGATCGCTCTGTTGACTTTGCCGCCGGCGATTGCCTCATTGCGCGCACGTAGCCTGGGGCAGATGCTCATTCACTCGATCCTATTTACCAGCTGTTTTGTATTCTGTGGCTTAGGGCTTAGTTATGCGCTGAATCTACCAACGGGACCGACGATCATTTTGTTGGCAGCGTTGGTCTATTTATTGGCCAACGCTGTCAAACGTGTCTGCGGCAATTAA
- a CDS encoding REP-associated tyrosine transposase, with protein MLPERKQLPHGVPSWVTEGAIYFVTVNCAKRETNQLCREDVAVELKGSIQLRHQKREWWVRLCVLMPDHLHLLISFSREVSMSASMANWKCFTARKLGVGWQRDFFDHRIRDLHSLEEKEHYIRLNPVRKGLCKQPCDWPYCWNSDDFA; from the coding sequence ATGTTACCAGAGCGTAAGCAATTGCCACATGGTGTGCCTTCTTGGGTGACGGAGGGGGCGATCTATTTTGTGACAGTTAATTGTGCGAAGCGTGAGACGAATCAACTTTGTCGGGAAGATGTGGCTGTTGAGTTAAAAGGTAGTATTCAGCTTCGACATCAGAAACGAGAGTGGTGGGTTCGACTATGTGTGTTGATGCCGGATCATCTTCATTTACTGATTTCCTTTTCTCGTGAGGTGTCGATGAGTGCTTCGATGGCTAATTGGAAGTGTTTTACGGCGCGTAAGTTGGGAGTTGGTTGGCAGCGTGATTTTTTTGATCATCGTATTCGTGATCTTCATTCACTTGAAGAAAAGGAGCATTATATTCGTCTGAATCCAGTCCGAAAGGGGCTGTGTAAGCAGCCATGTGATTGGCCTTACTGTTGGAATTCGGACGATTTCGCGTAG
- a CDS encoding LacI family DNA-binding transcriptional regulator — translation MKRVTMSTIGEKAGVSKNTVSLALRNDPQIPEATRQRIKQIADELGYQRNPTVAHLMAELRSGSNTGLKASLALLNANQDKQAFSRHPTIPTYVEGCQRRAKLMGYSLDNFWLHDPDLDGRRLNQILKARGIRGVVIVGLMHSNRLPEAFNEIWENYPCVVTGVRTRKPALSFACTDHHIIALRAFENALARGYQRPGLVLDQKIDQLVEGRFTAGYQIGQTALPPQQRLIPFNRVVEAKENLSLFQEWFTGEKPDVIFTLYNQVYDWMEALGYSIPEQVGLIQLEHRAAAPQWAGMNQHNDVCGEAAIDMVISMIHSGESGVPPYPRATLISGSWVDGKTVRSLVINR, via the coding sequence ATGAAGCGCGTCACCATGTCCACCATCGGCGAAAAAGCCGGAGTTTCCAAAAACACCGTATCGCTGGCATTGCGCAACGATCCTCAAATCCCGGAGGCCACACGCCAGCGCATCAAGCAGATCGCCGACGAACTCGGCTACCAGCGCAACCCCACCGTAGCGCACTTAATGGCCGAATTGCGTTCCGGCAGCAACACTGGGCTCAAAGCCTCTCTGGCGCTGCTCAATGCGAACCAGGACAAACAGGCCTTCAGCCGACATCCAACCATCCCCACCTACGTAGAAGGCTGCCAACGACGCGCGAAACTCATGGGCTATAGCTTGGATAACTTCTGGCTACACGACCCCGACCTAGACGGACGGCGACTAAACCAGATCCTGAAAGCACGCGGCATTCGTGGCGTAGTAATCGTCGGCCTGATGCACAGCAATCGTTTGCCAGAAGCTTTTAACGAAATCTGGGAAAACTACCCTTGCGTAGTCACGGGTGTGCGCACGCGCAAACCCGCGCTCTCCTTCGCATGCACGGACCATCACATCATCGCATTACGCGCTTTCGAAAATGCCCTGGCCCGCGGTTACCAACGTCCAGGCCTAGTCTTAGATCAAAAAATCGATCAACTGGTCGAAGGTCGTTTTACAGCAGGCTACCAGATCGGTCAAACTGCCCTGCCTCCCCAACAGCGACTCATACCATTCAATCGAGTGGTCGAGGCCAAAGAAAACCTCTCGCTATTCCAAGAATGGTTCACAGGGGAAAAACCTGACGTAATCTTCACCCTTTACAATCAAGTGTATGACTGGATGGAAGCACTCGGCTACTCTATACCAGAGCAAGTCGGACTAATTCAATTAGAGCACCGCGCAGCCGCGCCCCAATGGGCTGGCATGAATCAGCACAACGATGTCTGCGGCGAGGCCGCCATCGACATGGTCATCAGTATGATTCACAGCGGCGAAAGCGGCGTGCCCCCCTACCCAAGAGCCACCTTGATCAGCGGCTCTTGGGTCGACGGGAAAACGGTGCGATCATTAGTAATCAACAGGTAG
- the acs gene encoding acetate--CoA ligase has translation MTTDNSSMESVSHEHRKFPPASEFVKSAHISGEAAYKALYEKSIQDPEGFWAEAAEELHWFKKWDSVLDASEAPFFKWFDGSRTNLSYNCLDRHIEAGRGDKIAIHWEGEPGDARDISYKQMHLEVCRFANAMKARGVKKGDRIAIYLPMIPELAIAVLACARIGAVHSVIFAGFSADSIRDRVLDSETCMVITADGGYRRGKMLELKQIVDEGIASCECVKDVVVVKRGDAHPVDCKMQEGRDSWYHDLVANVDDDCPAEEMEAEDLLFLLYTSGTTGKPKGIMHTTAGYQVYSYLTSKYVFDLKQDDVYWCTADVGWITGHTYIVYGIMQNGVTQVMYEGAPNHPDEGRFWDIIEKYKVSIFYTAPTAIRAFMKWGDDWVTRKDLSSLRLLGTVGEPINPEAWMWYHKMIGAERCPIVDTWWQTETGGHMLTPMPGATATKPGCATLPFFGIEPAILTDDGEAVEAGILAIKKPWPGMLRGIYGDPQRFKDTYWCKWGGKYYFPGDGARRDEDGYIWILGRVDDVVNVSGHRIGTAELESVFVEHKDVAESAVVGVPHEIKGQGLVAFVTVIDGREQDDQLRKELVTMIDKSIGKFARPERILFSSDLPKTRSGKIMRRILRDIAEGKELGNVTTLADPTVVQDLQQQYLKG, from the coding sequence ATGACAACTGATAATTCCTCTATGGAATCGGTCTCACATGAGCACCGTAAGTTTCCCCCTGCCTCTGAGTTTGTTAAGTCCGCACATATTAGCGGTGAGGCAGCCTATAAAGCGCTCTACGAAAAGAGTATTCAAGATCCTGAGGGTTTTTGGGCCGAAGCGGCTGAAGAACTGCATTGGTTTAAAAAGTGGGACAGCGTGTTGGACGCATCCGAAGCGCCGTTTTTTAAATGGTTTGATGGCAGTCGCACTAATCTTTCTTACAACTGCCTAGACCGTCACATTGAAGCGGGGCGTGGTGACAAGATCGCGATCCACTGGGAGGGCGAACCGGGCGATGCGCGTGACATTAGTTACAAGCAGATGCACCTCGAAGTCTGCCGTTTCGCCAATGCGATGAAGGCGCGTGGTGTGAAAAAGGGCGATCGTATCGCAATTTATCTGCCGATGATTCCGGAGTTGGCCATTGCGGTGCTGGCTTGTGCGCGTATCGGTGCGGTGCATTCGGTGATTTTTGCGGGCTTCTCTGCGGACTCGATTCGTGACCGTGTGCTCGATAGTGAGACCTGCATGGTGATCACTGCCGATGGAGGCTACCGCCGTGGCAAGATGTTAGAGTTGAAGCAGATCGTGGACGAAGGCATTGCGAGCTGTGAGTGCGTGAAAGATGTGGTCGTGGTGAAGCGTGGCGATGCACACCCGGTCGACTGCAAGATGCAGGAAGGTCGCGACAGCTGGTATCATGATTTAGTGGCAAATGTGGACGACGATTGCCCGGCCGAAGAGATGGAGGCGGAGGATCTCCTCTTCTTGCTCTACACTAGTGGTACCACTGGTAAGCCTAAGGGCATCATGCACACCACTGCGGGCTACCAAGTGTATAGTTACCTCACCTCGAAGTATGTCTTCGACCTCAAACAGGATGATGTGTATTGGTGCACCGCTGATGTGGGCTGGATCACCGGACACACTTATATCGTGTATGGCATCATGCAAAACGGTGTGACACAAGTGATGTATGAGGGCGCGCCCAACCATCCGGATGAAGGGCGCTTCTGGGACATTATTGAGAAGTATAAAGTATCGATTTTCTACACGGCACCGACTGCGATTCGTGCCTTTATGAAGTGGGGCGACGACTGGGTAACTCGTAAAGATCTGTCGTCTTTGCGCCTGCTTGGCACCGTGGGAGAGCCAATCAACCCTGAGGCGTGGATGTGGTATCATAAGATGATCGGGGCGGAACGTTGCCCGATTGTGGATACCTGGTGGCAAACCGAAACCGGCGGCCACATGTTGACGCCGATGCCGGGCGCGACGGCGACCAAGCCAGGCTGTGCGACTCTGCCGTTTTTCGGGATCGAGCCTGCAATTTTGACCGACGATGGTGAGGCGGTGGAAGCGGGCATTCTCGCAATTAAGAAACCATGGCCGGGCATGTTGCGCGGTATCTATGGCGATCCGCAGCGTTTTAAAGACACCTATTGGTGTAAGTGGGGCGGGAAGTACTATTTCCCCGGCGATGGTGCCCGTCGTGATGAGGATGGCTACATCTGGATTCTTGGCCGCGTGGACGATGTCGTGAATGTATCCGGTCACCGTATCGGCACTGCCGAGTTGGAGAGCGTATTTGTCGAGCACAAGGATGTGGCTGAATCTGCGGTGGTCGGTGTGCCACACGAGATCAAGGGGCAGGGGCTGGTCGCCTTTGTGACCGTGATCGATGGGCGTGAGCAAGATGATCAGTTGCGCAAGGAGCTGGTCACGATGATCGATAAGAGCATCGGAAAATTTGCCCGCCCTGAGCGTATCTTGTTTTCCTCGGATCTGCCCAAAACACGTTCTGGTAAAATTATGCGCCGCATCTTGCGTGACATCGCCGAAGGCAAAGAGCTCGGTAATGTGACGACACTGGCCGATCCGACAGTGGTCCAGGATTTACAGCAGCAATATTTGAAAGGCTGA
- a CDS encoding ribonuclease HII has translation MNLLQQYDADLLENYTTLIGIDEAGRGCLAGPVSAGACVVSRALFGSPAALQQSALINDSKQLSAEAREGQYLVLEQLQAQGLIDFAVAFGSVEEIAALNILGATRLAMQRAVDQLAERAKDWSLPHTASEDPLFQCAREVKLIVDGRALKPFPYAHEGLVKGDAKSLSIAMASIAAKVTRDREMYALAKVYPAYGFEQHKGYGTAVHRNALKMHGASPIHRELFLRKVLG, from the coding sequence ATGAATCTACTTCAGCAATACGACGCCGACTTACTTGAAAATTATACCACTTTAATTGGAATCGATGAGGCCGGGCGTGGTTGTTTGGCGGGGCCTGTGAGCGCGGGCGCATGCGTCGTCAGCCGTGCTCTGTTTGGCTCTCCGGCAGCGCTGCAGCAAAGTGCTTTGATTAACGACTCTAAGCAACTCAGCGCGGAAGCACGCGAGGGCCAATACTTGGTCTTGGAACAACTACAGGCACAGGGCTTAATCGACTTCGCGGTGGCTTTTGGTTCGGTCGAGGAGATTGCGGCACTCAATATTTTAGGCGCAACCCGTTTAGCCATGCAGCGGGCTGTAGATCAATTGGCAGAGCGTGCGAAAGACTGGAGCTTACCACACACCGCATCGGAAGATCCGCTTTTTCAGTGTGCTCGTGAGGTGAAGCTCATTGTGGATGGTCGTGCGCTTAAGCCTTTTCCCTATGCGCATGAAGGTTTGGTTAAGGGGGATGCCAAGTCTCTTTCAATCGCAATGGCGAGCATCGCGGCTAAGGTTACGCGGGACCGCGAGATGTATGCACTGGCTAAGGTCTACCCCGCGTATGGTTTTGAGCAGCATAAGGGATACGGTACTGCTGTGCATCGGAATGCGTTGAAGATGCATGGTGCCTCTCCGATACACCGCGAACTTTTTCTGCGTAAGGTCTTGGGCTAG
- a CDS encoding C1 family peptidase, with the protein MFRRSQFLLAICTLILCSQHGQAQEPATEDTRYATGMVFNEQTYRSIPYKAPVTEETYANLPPSVSLEKYCPTPGNQGPHGTCTAFVSAYHMRTMLYAIEHGLTSKAQINANIFSPSFIYEQIRLVTPDPNCKEGTDIAQALQLMLTVGAAKIKDVPYQCSIGIDSNDMLKATEFPLVDYQVLFYVNNKPDNEFKVRSIKKALSEGSPVLIGFTVYPSFHRRGHSVWTRQPGDLEASDSHGAHAMAIVGYDDNKHGGAFRIINSWGTGWGDGGYIWVPYEHFAPACFAAIQAYGKQPKAQPYQKNTIRPPEIPLLLAGSVAFQERDGPPMPAIKIVEDGKSASGNRYQGYRLARAYPSGTRFRFFVTTNSRAYLYAFATDLTGKITKILPFDDNMSPMIGRNSTIAFPSERKVVRMDKEPGTDYLLMLYSDEPLSVSSLIESMESETGTLSVKVSKALGSRLIDQKYIQYDSDGIGFAVQENTKGHVVPLMVEIVHD; encoded by the coding sequence ATGTTTAGACGATCTCAATTTCTATTAGCTATCTGCACGCTGATTTTGTGCAGCCAACATGGTCAGGCACAAGAGCCCGCGACTGAAGACACACGCTACGCCACCGGCATGGTCTTCAATGAGCAGACCTATCGCAGCATCCCGTACAAGGCGCCCGTCACAGAGGAGACGTATGCCAATTTACCGCCCTCGGTTTCCTTGGAAAAATACTGCCCGACTCCTGGCAATCAGGGGCCGCACGGCACCTGCACCGCCTTTGTCTCCGCATACCATATGCGCACCATGCTCTACGCGATTGAGCACGGCTTAACCTCAAAGGCACAGATCAACGCCAACATCTTTTCGCCCTCCTTTATTTATGAGCAGATCCGGCTCGTCACACCGGATCCCAATTGTAAGGAAGGCACCGACATCGCGCAGGCACTCCAGCTCATGCTTACCGTCGGGGCCGCCAAAATTAAGGACGTCCCCTACCAGTGCTCGATCGGCATCGATTCGAACGATATGCTGAAAGCCACCGAATTTCCCTTGGTAGACTACCAAGTGCTCTTCTACGTGAATAACAAACCAGACAATGAATTCAAAGTGCGCTCGATCAAGAAAGCACTCTCTGAAGGGTCTCCAGTATTGATCGGTTTCACGGTGTATCCCTCCTTCCATCGACGTGGCCACAGCGTCTGGACACGTCAACCCGGCGACCTCGAAGCCTCCGACAGTCACGGGGCGCACGCCATGGCCATCGTCGGCTACGACGACAACAAGCACGGTGGCGCCTTTCGCATCATCAACAGTTGGGGCACTGGCTGGGGCGATGGCGGCTATATCTGGGTGCCCTACGAACATTTTGCGCCTGCCTGCTTTGCGGCCATTCAGGCCTATGGTAAGCAACCCAAGGCACAGCCGTATCAGAAGAATACCATTCGCCCGCCCGAAATCCCGCTCTTGCTGGCAGGCAGTGTCGCCTTTCAAGAACGCGACGGCCCCCCGATGCCCGCGATTAAAATCGTCGAAGACGGCAAGTCGGCTTCGGGCAATCGCTACCAAGGCTATCGACTCGCGCGCGCCTATCCATCCGGCACACGCTTCCGTTTTTTTGTGACGACCAATTCGCGCGCCTACCTCTATGCCTTTGCCACAGATCTGACCGGAAAGATCACTAAAATCCTGCCCTTCGACGATAACATGTCCCCCATGATCGGGCGCAACAGCACCATCGCTTTCCCCTCCGAGCGCAAGGTCGTACGCATGGACAAGGAACCTGGCACCGACTACTTGCTCATGCTTTATTCCGATGAGCCACTCAGCGTCAGCTCATTGATTGAATCAATGGAATCCGAAACCGGAACCCTATCGGTCAAAGTCAGCAAAGCACTCGGCAGCCGACTAATTGACCAGAAGTATATCCAATACGACTCCGACGGCATCGGCTTCGCCGTGCAAGAAAACACCAAAGGCCACGTGGTGCCACTAATGGTCGAAATCGTACATGACTGA
- a CDS encoding metal ABC transporter substrate-binding protein, giving the protein MKGLLVYILFLTGCVPQSEQASTDLQIWVSLLPQQTIVKAIVGEHATVNVMVRPGQSPETYSPGVPQMAALAKADLYFGIGMPLERMIQAKMERSMPQLHFVQTADLVDAGHEHDAGHVHSEETDPHVWMDPQWMLGFVDYVRDALIAQEPMLADEIIANAAAVSAQLKALDTRLAAQLKPYEGRSFYINHPSLSHFAKRYGIVQRSIEHGGSAPSAKQVAELVQIAKSEQVGAIFTQPEFGRSSASVLARALDVELVEVDVLSADYFSNMLDIAQRLQDSFK; this is encoded by the coding sequence GTGAAAGGTCTTCTTGTTTATATACTGTTTTTGACTGGGTGTGTCCCACAGTCGGAGCAGGCATCTACAGATCTACAAATTTGGGTCAGTTTGCTGCCACAGCAAACGATCGTAAAAGCGATCGTGGGGGAGCACGCGACTGTGAACGTGATGGTGCGTCCTGGGCAAAGCCCTGAAACCTATTCACCCGGAGTGCCTCAGATGGCGGCCTTGGCGAAGGCTGATTTATACTTTGGTATTGGCATGCCTTTGGAGCGTATGATTCAGGCTAAGATGGAGCGTTCTATGCCGCAATTGCACTTTGTGCAAACTGCAGATTTAGTCGATGCGGGGCATGAACATGATGCGGGGCATGTGCATAGTGAGGAAACTGACCCGCATGTTTGGATGGATCCACAATGGATGCTGGGCTTTGTGGACTATGTGCGGGATGCTTTGATTGCCCAGGAGCCGATGTTAGCCGATGAAATTATTGCCAATGCCGCGGCGGTGAGTGCACAGTTAAAAGCCTTGGATACTCGCCTAGCGGCTCAGCTTAAGCCTTACGAGGGGCGGAGCTTCTATATTAATCACCCCTCTTTGTCACACTTCGCTAAACGCTATGGTATTGTTCAGCGATCGATTGAACATGGGGGCAGTGCGCCTTCAGCAAAGCAGGTGGCAGAATTGGTACAGATTGCAAAGTCCGAGCAAGTCGGTGCGATTTTTACCCAGCCCGAGTTCGGGCGTAGTAGCGCCAGTGTGCTCGCACGTGCGCTTGATGTGGAACTCGTGGAGGTCGACGTGTTGAGCGCAGATTATTTTAGCAACATGCTAGACATCGCTCAGCGATTGCAAGATAGCTTTAAGTGA
- a CDS encoding chromosome partitioning protein ParB yields MHEGSRTDALRHALGANVTNGIYRSNADKRNAAEIALEEWPEMSNALIASMCKVSPDLVRRCRMEMEKENRIESQSHVTGKDGKQYPAGIEREPRGGSQKVENDGSPSEGSGGGGGGGAKGKGEERGTGGASMEIEADARKMIREGEIKHSELDKLKSATAIDYAETALNLLNRMKPDDPRRPDAVRRIERWLAKEKGTA; encoded by the coding sequence GTGCATGAAGGCTCCCGTACGGATGCCCTGCGCCATGCACTCGGTGCCAATGTCACCAACGGCATCTACCGCTCCAACGCCGACAAGCGTAACGCAGCGGAGATTGCACTCGAAGAATGGCCGGAAATGTCCAACGCTCTGATCGCCTCCATGTGTAAAGTTTCCCCCGATCTCGTCCGTCGCTGCCGGATGGAGATGGAAAAGGAAAACCGTATCGAGAGTCAAAGCCATGTCACTGGCAAAGATGGCAAACAATACCCGGCCGGTATCGAACGTGAACCACGCGGCGGCAGTCAGAAAGTTGAAAACGACGGCTCGCCCAGCGAAGGCTCAGGCGGCGGCGGGGGCGGCGGTGCCAAAGGTAAAGGCGAAGAACGTGGCACCGGCGGTGCCAGTATGGAGATCGAAGCCGACGCCCGTAAGATGATTCGCGAAGGCGAAATCAAGCACTCCGAACTCGACAAACTAAAGAGCGCGACAGCCATCGACTACGCTGAAACCGCACTCAATTTGCTCAACCGCATGAAGCCCGATGATCCACGCCGCCCCGACGCCGTGCGTCGTATCGAACGCTGGTTGGCCAAAGAAAAAGGCACTGCATAG
- a CDS encoding ABC transporter ATP-binding protein, with protein sequence MSESAHSSCGCQTHSGEPVVCFDGVSFSYGRNLVIDDADFDIYQGESVCVIGPNGGGKSTLLKLMLGLLTPDQGEIRLFGQSTKQGRARVGYVPQQIEFDPLFPVSALDVALMGRLGKGSFGFVSQADRATARDALAKMGLADQAKQPFASLSGGQRQAVLIARALVAESELLLLDEPTAHVDVAAEERLMKSLKALGSELTVITVSHDLAFVSRSVPKVVCVNRCVHVHPTARLTEARIRELYGHEVRMVQHDHEHLDSHGGHHHD encoded by the coding sequence ATGAGCGAATCGGCACACAGTAGTTGTGGATGTCAGACGCATTCGGGCGAACCAGTGGTTTGCTTCGATGGCGTCTCGTTCAGCTATGGACGCAATCTTGTTATAGACGACGCCGACTTTGATATTTACCAAGGCGAATCGGTTTGTGTGATTGGTCCCAATGGTGGTGGTAAGTCCACCTTGCTTAAACTCATGTTAGGGCTGTTGACGCCTGATCAGGGTGAGATTCGTCTCTTCGGGCAATCAACCAAGCAGGGGCGGGCGCGTGTGGGTTATGTGCCGCAGCAGATCGAGTTCGATCCGCTCTTTCCAGTTTCCGCTTTGGATGTTGCTTTGATGGGGCGTTTGGGGAAGGGGAGCTTTGGTTTCGTGAGTCAGGCGGATCGCGCCACTGCGCGTGACGCATTGGCCAAGATGGGCTTGGCAGACCAGGCGAAACAGCCCTTTGCCAGTCTTTCGGGAGGACAACGTCAAGCGGTGTTAATTGCGCGAGCACTGGTCGCTGAGAGCGAATTATTGCTGTTGGATGAGCCCACGGCCCATGTTGATGTGGCCGCGGAGGAGCGCTTGATGAAGAGCTTGAAGGCGCTCGGCAGTGAGCTGACAGTGATCACGGTGTCACATGATTTGGCTTTCGTTTCCCGTTCCGTGCCGAAGGTTGTCTGCGTTAATCGTTGTGTGCATGTGCATCCAACCGCTAGGTTGACTGAAGCGCGTATTCGCGAACTCTACGGGCACGAAGTCCGTATGGTGCAGCATGATCATGAGCATCTTGACAGTCATGGGGGGCACCATCATGACTGA
- a CDS encoding type IV pilus twitching motility protein PilT has protein sequence MAQIDVFFDALLEFKGSDLHLTTGNPPLIRINGELESLDYPPLTDSELTEMLYEICPGDKVAEFRDNGDIDFALGYGDKARFRANYFQQNKGIGSVFRTIPMKILTAEQLGLPDICRKFAGLKKGLVVVTGPTGCGKSTTLAAIIDQANSTRSDHILTIEDPIEFVHKSKKALINHREVGGHTKSFASALRGALREDPDVILVGEMRDLETISLALEAADTGHLVFGTLHTQSAAKTVDRIIDVFPSSQQQQIRATLAEALVGVVSQNLFKRVDEPGRVAAFEVLVVDTPISNLIREGKTFQIPSMIEVGRKKGNRPLDDSIMEHLMAQRISGEEAYEKSIHKEKFRPFLERVPEPWEE, from the coding sequence ATGGCTCAGATTGATGTTTTCTTTGATGCGTTGCTCGAATTTAAGGGCTCCGATTTACACCTGACGACGGGAAATCCGCCTTTAATTCGTATCAATGGTGAACTGGAGTCGCTGGATTATCCGCCTTTGACCGATTCGGAGCTGACCGAGATGCTGTATGAAATATGCCCGGGGGATAAGGTGGCTGAGTTTCGAGATAATGGTGACATTGATTTCGCGCTGGGCTATGGCGATAAGGCTCGGTTTCGGGCTAATTATTTTCAGCAAAACAAGGGGATCGGAAGTGTTTTTCGTACGATCCCGATGAAGATTTTGACAGCGGAGCAGTTGGGCTTGCCGGACATTTGTCGTAAGTTTGCGGGTTTAAAAAAAGGCTTGGTTGTTGTGACTGGGCCGACGGGCTGTGGGAAGTCTACCACTTTGGCGGCAATTATTGACCAAGCGAACTCGACGCGCTCGGATCATATTTTAACGATCGAAGATCCCATTGAATTTGTTCACAAAAGTAAAAAAGCACTGATTAATCACCGAGAGGTGGGAGGGCACACTAAGTCGTTTGCAAGTGCCTTGCGTGGTGCATTACGAGAGGACCCGGATGTGATTTTGGTGGGTGAAATGCGTGATTTGGAAACGATTTCGTTGGCGCTTGAAGCTGCGGACACCGGGCACTTGGTCTTCGGTACCTTGCATACGCAGAGTGCCGCGAAGACGGTTGATCGAATTATTGATGTCTTTCCCTCCTCGCAACAACAGCAAATTCGGGCAACCTTGGCTGAGGCGCTGGTAGGTGTGGTTTCACAAAATTTGTTTAAACGAGTGGATGAGCCCGGGCGAGTGGCTGCATTTGAGGTTTTGGTGGTGGATACGCCGATTTCGAATCTGATTCGCGAGGGCAAGACCTTTCAGATTCCCTCAATGATCGAGGTGGGGCGTAAGAAGGGAAACCGCCCATTGGATGATTCGATCATGGAGCACCTCATGGCACAGCGAATTAGCGGCGAAGAGGCCTACGAGAAGTCGATCCATAAAGAGAAATTTCGTCCTTTCCTTGAGCGCGTACCTGAGCCATGGGAAGAGTAG
- a CDS encoding SCO family protein gives MRICLLSFVFSLLLALTAHAVAVQGRVSSVLIDERSLEVELTASEEGELAVGTPQTFRVGAGDLAIGYEGRLIKGNAAYYGKRWHLEQVFPLDGQGAKAAGDVNQQLHQVTAAMSRRKYVKQGEYIPNFAMIDQHGDFLQIRQLQGKPFVLNFIFTRCTVPTMCPASSTRMSTMQDAAREAGLEDLQFVTITFDPAFDSPGILKQYAEGYGMEPENFHLLTGEPSVVEDLLRQFGILTMDEAGTINHTMATLLVDAKGRVAYRKEGATWTTDEFLAAAKKL, from the coding sequence ATGCGTATTTGTCTTCTATCTTTTGTATTTTCTTTGCTGTTGGCTCTGACGGCACATGCGGTTGCCGTGCAGGGGCGGGTGAGCTCGGTTTTAATCGATGAGCGATCACTTGAAGTTGAGCTGACAGCATCGGAGGAGGGCGAGCTCGCCGTGGGTACTCCGCAGACTTTTCGTGTCGGAGCAGGCGATTTGGCGATCGGCTACGAAGGGCGTTTAATTAAGGGGAATGCTGCTTATTACGGTAAGCGCTGGCACTTAGAGCAGGTTTTTCCCTTGGATGGACAGGGCGCAAAAGCTGCTGGTGATGTGAATCAGCAATTGCATCAAGTCACCGCAGCGATGAGTCGCCGGAAATATGTGAAGCAGGGGGAGTATATCCCGAATTTTGCGATGATCGATCAGCATGGCGACTTCTTGCAAATTCGCCAATTGCAAGGAAAGCCATTCGTACTGAATTTTATTTTCACACGTTGCACTGTGCCGACCATGTGTCCGGCGTCGAGCACGCGTATGTCTACGATGCAGGATGCGGCTCGCGAAGCGGGGCTAGAGGATCTACAGTTTGTGACTATTACTTTCGATCCTGCCTTTGATTCACCAGGTATTTTGAAGCAATACGCTGAAGGCTATGGCATGGAACCTGAGAATTTTCACTTATTGACGGGCGAGCCTTCGGTGGTGGAAGACTTGTTGCGCCAGTTTGGAATTCTGACCATGGATGAAGCAGGCACGATCAATCATACCATGGCGACCTTGTTGGTGGATGCTAAAGGTCGTGTGGCTTATCGCAAAGAGGGGGCGACGTGGACCACTGACGAATTTCTTGCTGCGGCGAAAAAACTCTAG